From Agrobacterium tumefaciens, a single genomic window includes:
- a CDS encoding 1-acyl-sn-glycerol-3-phosphate acyltransferase, with the protein MLKLRSFLFNTLFYLNLIVRMIVLTPIYFLLPRKIAFEIPKNWARSNHWLMKTIVGTTFEIEGLEHIPETGCIFAPKHQSFWDTYALLPNLPDPVYILKRELLWIPLFGWYAMKQRMIPVNRAARGKVMMKVMERAKEEMAAGRELIIYPEGTRRPPGAPPEYRYGIARLYRDLNVPVIPVAMHPGLFWPRRSTMRYPGHFKVKILPPIQPGLDPDVFFKHLIEVTERASDELLLETARNNPSLPLPPTAVQRIAELQGTETPKPVEQPIR; encoded by the coding sequence ATGCTCAAGCTGCGCTCGTTTCTTTTCAATACGCTGTTCTATCTCAATCTTATCGTGCGCATGATCGTGCTGACGCCGATCTATTTTCTGTTGCCGCGCAAGATTGCTTTTGAAATCCCCAAGAACTGGGCACGCTCCAACCACTGGCTGATGAAAACCATCGTGGGCACGACCTTCGAAATCGAAGGGCTGGAACACATTCCGGAAACCGGCTGTATCTTCGCGCCAAAACATCAGTCCTTTTGGGACACCTACGCGCTTCTGCCCAACCTTCCTGATCCGGTCTATATCCTCAAGCGTGAACTGCTCTGGATACCGCTATTTGGCTGGTACGCGATGAAGCAGCGCATGATCCCGGTGAACCGCGCTGCACGCGGCAAGGTCATGATGAAAGTCATGGAGCGCGCCAAGGAAGAGATGGCCGCAGGACGTGAGTTGATCATTTACCCGGAAGGCACCCGCCGACCGCCGGGCGCACCACCTGAATATCGCTACGGCATTGCCCGCCTCTATCGCGATCTCAACGTTCCAGTCATCCCGGTCGCCATGCATCCGGGCCTTTTCTGGCCGCGCCGTTCGACCATGCGTTACCCCGGCCATTTCAAGGTAAAGATCCTGCCGCCCATCCAGCCTGGCCTTGATCCGGATGTGTTCTTCAAGCACCTGATAGAGGTCACGGAGAGAGCAAGCGACGAACTGCTTCTGGAGACGGCGCGAAACAACCCGAGCCTGCCATTGCCACCCACTGCAGTCCAGCGCATCGCTGAGCTTCAGGGCACAGAAACGCCTAAGCCGGTTGAACAGCCAATCCGCTAA
- a CDS encoding gamma-glutamylcyclotransferase: MDDFWVFGYGSLMWNPGFAFEERQQARLHGYRRSLCIWSSVYRGTEEKPGLVLGLERGGSCLGVAFRVKGAEHEPVMAYLRERELVTNVYKERVVNIAMVDGRRSSAVTYVADPAHDQYVGGLAAPDAAAIVATAAGRSGPNTDYVFNTIQHLQDMGIRDTTLENIAARVSGLAVQPA; this comes from the coding sequence ATGGACGATTTTTGGGTCTTTGGCTACGGTTCGTTGATGTGGAACCCGGGCTTTGCCTTTGAGGAGAGGCAGCAGGCGCGTCTGCACGGTTACCGTCGCTCTTTGTGCATATGGTCGAGCGTCTATCGCGGTACGGAGGAAAAGCCCGGTCTCGTGCTTGGCCTGGAGCGGGGCGGCTCCTGTCTAGGAGTGGCTTTCCGCGTAAAAGGTGCCGAACACGAGCCTGTCATGGCGTACCTGCGTGAGCGGGAACTTGTCACAAATGTCTACAAGGAGCGGGTGGTCAATATTGCCATGGTCGACGGGCGGCGCAGCAGCGCCGTAACCTATGTGGCAGATCCTGCGCATGACCAATATGTCGGTGGGCTCGCCGCGCCCGATGCGGCAGCGATTGTCGCCACTGCCGCCGGCCGTTCAGGCCCCAATACCGATTATGTTTTCAACACCATCCAGCATTTGCAGGATATGGGTATTCGCGACACCACGCTGGAAAACATCGCTGCCCGGGTTAGCGGATTGGCTGTTCAACCGGCTTAG